TAGGTCACTTCCTGGAGAATAGGCAGAGAGATCGAAAGGAGGGAACCAACGTCTCTGTGGGAGCAGATGAACAATTTGGAGACTTGACCGActacgagaagaagagatttCGATATCTCTACTGATCTAACATTGACAATGGTTGGGGAATTGCTGCATGAGTCTTGCGCATTGCGTTCAAAGTGGAGTAGAGGATCAGATCGATTGTGTGATCAGCAACAAGGAGGCGACCACGTGCGAAGGTGACAGTAGGGTGACAGTATGCACGTCATTATCCTATAAATTGAGAGATCCCGTTAAGAGCTTTAACCTCAAGTGTTTCATGGCTCTGAAAGCTAGATGTTATTATTGGTCTAGCAGGGAAGAGCCAACACGAACCAGGTTGAAGATTATTGCTGTTACCCTAGGCCACCCATCAACACCTGTTGTCGAGGGACTAAGAAACATCAAGTACTTACGCAAAGCGAGAATGCAGGCATGGACAGTCGTTGTTCAAGCCAGAGATGAGAATTAAATGTATTAGGTATCAGCCAAAGCCTCCATGCATCACGCACGCACATCACTCCTCTCGACGCTCCATCCAATCCACATAATCCAACGCAACACCCATTCCTTGAACCCCCCCTTATCCAGTTCCCAGCGGCCCGTTGAATCCTCGCTATCGCTAAATGCAAAAAATAAATCGCAAGTAAACAAGCAAAATAAATGCGGTATAAATGTCAAAAGTGTCGGGAAAATTTTCTGCCAAACGCCATGCCGCTTCAATGTCCATAACCCTTGGTATCTTCAACACGACCAAAAACGCGCCAAACCAATACCTCTTTGGATCCCCGCGCTCAGTTCAGATCTTCGAACATCGCCTTCGTTTTGTTAGTTTTGCTAGATTTGTTAGGAGAGATTTTTTATCGTTGTTGCTGAAATCGTCATGGCCATATCAATCACTTCATCCGCCTCTTTGCATGCGTCTGGTCACCGCCGACAGTCACTGTCTGTAAAGCGACTCCTTGAACCTCCTCACCCAGTGCTGACGCACACGGCCTGGCATCTTGCAAAAGACCATGGCCTTGCACTCGTTGATGAGCACACTCTCGGAAATCTTGACCTGTAAATCGAGGTCTTCGTCTGCAAAGTCGCGGAAGAAGACGTCGAGAGCTTCCTCCTGCCAGCGCAGGCTGCTTCGCGAGCGCACTGCTTCGACGAGTTCCTCAATGACAGGCGCATGCGACAGGAGCTGGCTATCGGTCTGCGAAGGAGATGCGACACTGGGGCCATCCCGAACCGCGAGAGGTAGCATGGACGAGTTAAGCATAGTAGAGGTCAGCGCGCGGGAGCCATCGTTAGAGGAAGTCCGGCGCCGCTTGCCAGGCGACTCTGGAGCTTGGCCCAAGGGCATGTTCGAAGCTGGGGGCGACTCAAAGGTAGCGGGGGTGCTCGTCGTGGGAAGCTGGCGCTTGCGACTCTGGGTGATGGTCTCGTCCGGCGGGGTTAGCGCGCTGGCATTAACGGTCGGGGGGCCGCGAGGAGGGATTGTAGTAGACGTCGGCCGTTGCTGGGTCGAGcccgtcgaggaggtggtCGGGGTCTGGGTCAAAACAGGCCGAGAATTGGGACTCTCTAAGCCGGGAGGCCGGGGAGGGGGCTCGCTCTGGAGGTTCAAAATCCCTGTGCCAGGCATCTCGGGGTCTTCAGCGATAGGACCGTCGGTTCGTCGTCGAGGCTTCATGATCCGCTTAGGAGCACCCCCCGAGCCGATAACGTCGGGGTACAGGATCTCCATGTAGTCTTCGTGATCGAAGGGTCGGCCGCGGAGCGCCCTGGACAGAGGTTCCCTCTGGCGCGAATTAGCAATGCTGTCTGGGGTCTCGCGCCTACACCTGGGATCGCTGCTCGTGTGGTTGACCGCAGCGGTGAAGCCTCGGCACTTGCGTGATCGCAGCCTCGTCCGATATCGTCAAAGGAATGTTTACCTCGATGTGTGCGGTCCACGCCTCTTCGGTGGCAGTGACCGTTCTCGTCACTGGGTTATACAAGAACTCGGCATCCTCGCGAAGGCCTCTCCATAATCGAAAACGCTTCCTAGCATTGTCGCTCTTGTTGATCAGGTGGCTCTTTGTTGGATAGGCACCGTGACTCTCCTGCAGGGCCTGGGCGGCACGCTCCCAAGCTTCAGCTTTGAAGGAAGAGTTCTCGCGAAGGCCTAGCTGGACGCTCTCGCAGAGGCTTCGGAAGAAGGTAGCTTCGTAGGCAGGAGTCCAGCTGAAGCGCGGAGCTCTTCGATCTCGGTCGACTCGGGTAGGTGCTTGGCCGTCGGGGCCGAGCACAACATCGCCGTCGTCTTCGGACATGGGAGGAGCGATTGGAGCGAAGGAGGCGTCGTATCAAGGGCGACCTAGTCGAGTCGTCTTGGGAGACTTTCGACAGAGAGGGAACGAAAAACCAAGCCACAAAAAACAATGGATGACGAGATATGTCCCCGTGACAGGAACGAGGCTGAAGCCGAAGCGAATGCTTCTCTGGAGTCTGTCGCTCTCACTGGTACTTGGCAATGGGATTTCCCTGGATCCAATCGCCCAGTCGGGACTCGGCCGGGCGGTGAGTGGAGACGAAAAAAGAGGTCACCTGGGCTGCCGGGAATTTCATTTTGCGTCACGTGCACCCACCAGAGTCCAATCGCAGCCGTTGAAATCGGCGGTGCGTGGAATTGAAGGGGAATTTGATGGGGACCGTGAAGGGATCAACATTGTCGCTGGGGGATTGCCTCTGTAAGGctgtcttttttttccctttctcGATGCAGAAATTCGAGGATGCATTCGATGCATTATATGCTCATTTAGAGTTGATCCAGGACCATGGATGAGGCTCTagagcttctggagcttgagGGAGCTTTATTAACTCCTGGGCCAATCTCCACGTGGTGCTGCAATCTTGACGACAGACACGCCAAAACACCACACGCGGTGCAGGGATGAGGCCACCTGCAGACCTCACCGATTGCATTGCGGTACTTTTGCAGTTGTAGTTGCACTCGGTCTTGTCGCCAAAGACTCCATCTTTTCATTTCATCAATGACGAAACGGATGCACGCACTTGGAGAAAGAAGCTTTTTGAACGGGCGGCACGACTGCAAACCACAGGCCCAGGCGTCTTTGACCAGTCAGTCTGTGGTGCGGACTTGCTTGCAGCAGAGTCGCATAaccgccgctgccgctccTTTCTCGCCTCGTTTTTTCGTCTCGTTTTTGGCCATGTTTCCGTCTTGACTGTGTCAGCAATGCCAAGTCGTCTTTGTTCAAAGGGTTTCGGCACTCGAGCAGCAAACCTCTAGGCCCACAGTACTTCATGGCGTGGTGTCGGTGAACCCATTGACAACAGCAGTCTTTGGCTGTCGCCGAGCAGGACGGACATGACCACAGCATATGAGTCGCGGTTTGAAAGAGACGAGTTTTGGTCGGACGAGCGTTTACTTAGAATTACCCTCCAATAGCCAAGACTCGGTAAATCTTCTCGCCGATGGATCCTGTCAATGCTGGAATGGGTGCCAACAGGCAGATGGGATCTCTGAGATGGATCCAGGCACTCCTGGGTCTTCATCTAGCCGAGCTGCCGTATATGATTGATTATGGGACCTTGAGTTCGCCGACGTCGGTAAACTTGAATACTTTGCAAGATGGTCATGGTGTTTCCGTCAGGCGCATACCCAatttcccatctccatctggGTTGGTTGCGTCTCACCGCGCCCCCAACAATACGACACTATAAATCTGGGTATCAAGTATCTCGTAGTCAAACGGCTTGCCCTTTCAAGCTTCATCTTTTTTAACGACTCGGCCATTCGGCATCTCCCCCACGATCATCACATCCATCACTCTCCAAACGAGGTGGAGTCCCCATTCCCAACATCCATCCCGCAACCGCACAGAGCGGACAGCCCGGCCCCCGAGAGCACTCCAGATCCCTCCCCCATCTCGGCATACGAGTCTACTGACTTGGCAGCCCGTCACGAGGAAGAACCACGATGGAACTTATCTTATCAGATTGATCTACCCTGCAGGGGGCGAACCAACACGTTCATTTTTATTTTCCCGTTACCGCTGAACGAGCCCCCCGGTTAATGGCGCGGTTTTCTGTCAAGGAACGGAGCCGGAGCGGAGCATCGGGCTAATCCCCAGGAGCCAAGGGTCCGGTGCACCCCTGGCTAACAAGTGCTAAAGTGCGGAAAGCTTATTGCCACACCGGCCGAATATGGGGGCCAAGTTGCGATTTCGCCGGTGGATGTCACTGGATGACCGTGTCGATATCCCTGATCACCCAGGTCAACTTGTAGTGACAAGGGGTCCACAGGGTTAGATCCAAGAACCTTTTTCACGTGCTCTACAGTAGGCAAGGTAGATGAAGTATCGCAATGGATCGTGGACGGAGCTTGCAGCCCAAGGCGCTTCCTGAGATATCTGTTTTTCTCAGCGCACCACGTATTCGTGAACACCGCAAGTTATCTGGAATTGACCAAGTCTGAACAAGACCTTGGCGCATCAAAGCCCAAGCCAAGCGGTATTGGCAACAAGTCACGTTCATTCGCATGTGCGGCTGTGTCAAGGAGTCACCGGAACCTAGGAGGACTGATCGCCTCTACTAGGCAATCCAAGAGTCAAGGGTCGGTGACAGGCACTGGCGTTTAACTCATCCGATGATCCGATTAGACGGCCCGTAATTGATCTCGGAGTTAGCTCAGCCTGGGCTCGGATCGTGGGGTTGTTGTCGTGCTTGGTTTGCTTGGCTCGAGTTCATTATTGTCTAGCCAAGTCCTGAGGCCTCTCGCAGGAAAGGAGGAATCTCGAGTCATGGGCAGCTGTGCCAGTTGCTGTTTGTTGGAATTGAGAATTTCAAAGATGTCCCGCACAactcttccctctctttgCATTCATCCTGTTGGCAATGCTTGATTCTAGTAGGCCAAAGGCAAGTCCCTCTCAAGTTGGACGTTGACCGTGAAATACCAACAGAACATCTGATTCTAAGAGGCTTAGCTTTTGGAAAGGGAAAAGGTGAACTTGAACAGTCCTAGCCTGCAGGGGTTCTCGAGCCCATGTCAAACCACACGCACACAAGTTCCCGTTTGCTAAAGCCGACGATGGTGCTAGCGTTAAGGGCGGCTTTGGCGCGATCATGGTCCGATGGTTCCGATGTGTATGGGTCTTTGTGATGCCAGTGCCGGACTGAAGGCGATATCGCAACTTAACGAGTTGACCATAATGTTGCGAGCAGCAGCTCTCCCCACGCTTTTCGGAATATCGGCAACCAAAAACAGTTCAGGCTTCGTCAAAAACTTCACGATGAACCAAATTTGTGCGAGTACACGATTTATCGAATCATCAATAGTGGAAGCGGTCTGTTCCTGTTGTGCGGCGACAGGCATACTTGAGCTGTATTGCTTCGTGTAGCGTCGATCATTGAGACGACGTTTTGTATTAGTGGGGAAATCGACGATCAGTTTCGTGATATAGCGTTTAGATGGGCAGTATTGACTTAGATCCGAGTAAAACCGAGTGAGAAGGGTCGATATATCCTTGGATGCATGGCGCGGTGACATGGTTCTGCCTCGCAGGTCCCTGGGACTTCATCCACGGGAGCGAAAAGAGCCGGCCATGTACATGGTAAATTTGACAAACCCACGTCAGAGAGTGGGATGGAAGAATGAGATCGTGCGTTGGTTTGCGATTGCCGGCTCGGAAAGCTGGTGTGCCATTTGTGGCTTTTGACCAGGCATCGGAGCATCGCGACTAAAGAGCGTGGAGGTGcatcaagaaaaaaaatgGAGTCTGCCCATGGGCATTTCAGCTGGAACATGCATGGGGCGTATGGAAAGAACACAGGCAGGGTTGCTTTGGCCAGCCCTGGCTCGATCGGGAGCGGCGTATCCTAGGCAGGAGAGGCGAGTGTCTCGAGCGTCAGTTTTGGGCAGGCCGTATTCACTCATCTAGAATGGCAGAACCAACAGCACAGTACAACCATGTCGACCAAATAAGGTACGGCCTTGAGGGGACCTTTTTTTCTGGGGAGCAACGCCACTAGCCAGGGTGTCCTGGACGTGGCATGACAGCCGGCTCTGCGCCGAAATCGCTCACCTTGAGATGAATTGGCTTCCTGATTAGATCTCACGCATAACGGCCCCGGGATCAAACCGAGAGTCCGGACTAAGAACGGTTTCTCGATGGGAGACAAGACAGGCTATGACCGAACTAGAAAACCAAATCTTGGGACAGAATAAAAAGGTTAGGCGATGCCAGGGGCAGCCGTCATAATGATTGGGCGAGGTGGAGTCATGATCagataaaaaaaattatctGATCATCAGATAAGATGCGCCATTGGTTTGCCAAGTCCGAAGCATTTGCTGTGTCCGCTGAGCCTAACCGCACACGACCACACCTATTCGGTCTTGAGTCCATCCGGGGCCCCTGCAGGTTCGGCTGGGGTGTTGAGGCCCTGGTCGCGACTTTTCCGTCCGTCGAGTCGCCTGCTGATGGTTTGCTTCAGCACCTGCCCATGAGAGCCCAGACGCGCCCACCGCAGCGGGGTCATTTTGGGAAAGTACCCCGACTTGAGCTGTCTCTGTGTCCCCCATGTCACCCGAGGCCGGCCAGATCGGCTGCCCCCATGTGCAGATTTTTGGACCGAGCCAAAACGGATTCAAATGTCTTGGGACCTTTGAGAGGCCCAGAGTGCGTAGACGAGGTGCTGTACCGGGTACCTCGGCTCGGTGAGGGACGGAGCAGGTGTTGCTTGGTATTATCTTGGCTGTCCGTTCTGGTACAAGCTCGACACACCTGTGCGCCCAACTGGACTTGAGTACTTTTCGTCGATAGCCTGATAAGCTCCGAAAAAGCTCCATGTTCGTTCATGGCCGGGTCATGAACCAGGATTCGCAGCTGCAGAGACGTTCAGCCGCGTGGGATGACCTGGAGATCCACGCCCAAGCCCACGGCAAGCCCAGCGCGTGGGTTTACCGGACGGACctgccatccatctgatcCATGCCACACCTTAAACCTTGCAGGCAGGTGCGATTTCCGCTTCCAAGCAGCTGAGATGGGAGAAGGGCAGGCACGCTAATTCTCATTCTCTCGTACCTTCCCTTGGCTAAcccaccttcttctcaacccTGGCTCGCCTTACCGTCTGCTAAAGAGTAGTGCCACTCCCACTCCCTGCACCCAACCCTGCTTTTCTTCTTGACTACCTATATTAAGAGACTCACGGCCGGGCCATCTGATTATCGCTCTCCCGGTTCTTTTTTGGTCTTTACTCTCGACAAGTCTCACCTGGATCGCACACAACACTCGTTCACTCTGTTGTGCAAACGCGACCAGTCCGTCAAGTCACAAAAACTGCTACTCAGCAATCGACAAGAACACCCGAGAAAGCCGCCAAGGTCGACCGCCGCGGGGTCCCAGCAACCATGGGTATCAATCCCTTCAAAAAGAGCAAGCCGGACGAGGATGCCGCTGAGGGACCGACTCCGGCGCCCCAGCCCGCCGtcgacagcaacaacaaggagATGGGCGTCGAGGGCAAGGTTCACGATGACGACCATGAGCTTCCCGAGGTTACTAGCACCTACCAAGCTGGTGTGCGAAACATTGAGGCCATGACCACGGTATGGACCAAGAAGGATATGTGCTTGGCCTATGGCAAGTGAGTATCAACACCTGGGGCATCTGCAACAGTGGTGGGGATGTCCCGTGCTGGAACACAGCAACTGACAAGTCGCCTAGTATCTGGTTCATCTACTTCATCCTGTCTATCCAGGAGGTTGTCGTCCGAAGTCTTAACCCCTTCGTCGTCAGTGACTTCGCAGCACATTCACTCACTGCCGTTGTTGGTATCATTTCCAGCTTGTTTTCCGGTCTGGCCAAGATTGTCTTTGCCAAGTTGATGGATACTTGGGGACGTCCCCAGACCCTGCTCATCACTATGCTTCTCTGGACAgttggcttcatcatgatggccGCCTGCAAGAATGTCGAAACATATGCCGCCGCTCAGGTCTTTTACCTCACTGGGTATGCAACTAATCTCCCTATGACGCTTTCAGAAACTGACAACCATCTACAGCGCCCAGGGCGTGAGCTACTGTATCACCGTCTTCATTTCTGATACATCGTCTCTCCTTAACCGTCCCCTGATGCTTACATTCGCCACCTCCCCGTACATTGTCACTACTTGGATTGGTGGCCCTATGGCCGACTCGATTATCAGCGGCATCGGGTGGAGATGGGGTCTTGGTCTCTGGGCCATCGTCATTCCTATCGTCGTCAGCCCGctttccatcatcttcctctacaaccagaacaaggccaagaagatgggaCTGTACCATCCTCACCAGGTCGATGTCTCCATCAAGGGCATCTACAGTTGGTGCAGGGATGTTGATT
This Fusarium keratoplasticum isolate Fu6.1 chromosome 6, whole genome shotgun sequence DNA region includes the following protein-coding sequences:
- a CDS encoding Myb-DNA-bind-3 domain-containing protein; its protein translation is MSEDDGDVVLGPDGQAPTRVDRDRRAPRFSWTPAYEATFFRSLCESVQLGLRENSSFKAEAWERAAQALQESHGAYPTKSHLINKSDNARKRFRLWRGLREDAEFLYNPVTRTVTATEEAWTAHIEREPLSRALRGRPFDHEDYMEILYPDVIGSGGAPKRIMKPRRRTDGPIAEDPEMPGTGILNLQSEPPPRPPGLESPNSRPVLTQTPTTSSTGSTQQRPTSTTIPPRGPPTVNASALTPPDETITQSRKRQLPTTSTPATFESPPASNMPLGQAPESPGKRRRTSSNDGSRALTSTMLNSSMLPLAVRDGPSVASPSQTDSQLLSHAPVIEELVEAVRSRSSLRWQEEALDVFFRDFADEDLDLQVKISESVLINECKAMVFCKMPGRVRQHWVRRFKESLYRQ